From the genome of Fulvia fulva chromosome 12, complete sequence:
TGCTCGAACCAGGATCGTGCTATCTGATGTTAGGACTTGGCCAAAATGCTTGCTCGGATGGATGCAACGTAGAATATGGAAGAAGAACCGACTCCCTCGATCTAACGGCACGTACTGAGCATAGCGCAGTCGTCGCTATGCATAGCCGAGCCGTAGTGTCCTCTACGCCTCTGTCGTCCTGTCGCCTCCCGACCCAATGGCAGGACGGAGCAGCCTACTTCACCCTTCCTCCAGCTCTTCGAATGCATCTTGAAACACTGATGTCTTCGTATACGCCATCCACATCTTCGAGCCATACCAAGCCACATGACCCGGTCTTCTTGCAGCTAATGAAGAATGCCTTCTGGTTCCAATCGGCGAGTCCGGATCGACATCACTGATAAGAAACATCAGGCGACAGCTGCATCGCAGCATCATCCCTCAGGACTTCTGAAAGAGcactatatagaaggtaggcTTGCTCGTGATGGTTCCCTTGCATCAACAGTCCTTGTAAGGTATTCCCAGCATTGTTCAGTCGTTCATTACAGCTTACTACAAGCATCCACTCATTCTTTTAACAATGCCTTCGTTTATCAACACACTTTTGGCTGCTTCAGCCGTGCTGCCGGCAGCATTGGCTAAGCCTACCATCATTAGGACACAGAGCGCCGAGACCATATCTGGTAAATATATCGCCAGAGTCGAGGACAACGAGTTTCTTGAGGCGGTCTTGTCGACTGTTCTGGATGTTGCTGGAGTCGAATCAACCTACAACTACACGATTGGTGGTGTGAAGGGCTTCACGTTCGATGGTGACGATGGCGTCCTCGACATCCTCGAGACCCTGGGCGCCATCAAGCACGTCGAGCCGGACAGCAAGGTCTACGCCACCGTGCCTTATGGTTACCTGAACAAGAAGATTGCTCCTCTAGCCAACACGACACAGCAAGTTCAGAACTCCTCTACTTGGGGTCTTGGCCGCATCTCCCACCGTGAGAGCGGCTCCAACAGCTACAGCTACGACGACTCTGCCGGCGAGGGCTCCTTCATCTATGTGATCGATACTGGCGTCTACACCGAGCACAACGAGTTCGAGGGCCGTGCCAGCATGGGTGCCAATTTCATCGATGGTGAGGAGGACTCCGATGGACAAGGCCACGGCACTCACTGCTCTGGCACTGCCGCTGGCAAGACTTACGGTGTTGTAAGCTCATCCACATGTCCAACATACTTCACTTC
Proteins encoded in this window:
- a CDS encoding Subtilisin-like protease 2, whose amino-acid sequence is MPSFINTLLAASAVLPAALAKPTIIRTQSAETISGKYIARVEDNEFLEAVLSTVLDVAGVESTYNYTIGGVKGFTFDGDDGVLDILETLGAIKHVEPDSKVYATVPYGYLNKKIAPLANTTQQVQNSSTWGLGRISHRESGSNSYSYDDSAGEGSFIYVIDTGVYTEHNEFEGRASMGANFIDGEEDSDGQGHGTHCSGTAAGKTYGVAKKASIIGVKVLGSDGSGTNSGVLRGVEWAVNNAKESGHIDRTVLSMSLGGTFSQTTNDAIEQAVAEGAFISVAAGNDGEDASNSSPASAPGACTVGATNEADSRSDFSNFGKILDIFAPGEEILSSWIGGKTATRTISGTSMACPHIAGLAAYLIGLEGPRSPAELCSRIQELATTDVIQGVGDGSPNLLAYNGIAA